In Planctomycetaceae bacterium, the following proteins share a genomic window:
- a CDS encoding rod shape-determining protein MreC: protein MTASSGCNAMRAETYRLRMWLTAISMSLLSAIALVADSCGLLSGFRTRLHDSLSPGRLLLVSLGNVGDAADGSVERAEGQNARQNISDETANDGIELQYQQSEMQRRQLLLENARLRNQLRQQAMLQQVDDLVTTNSAGFDTGGTNSSLHRFLVTPARVISSRGLADSLRDLIVDAGKVAGVTRSELIVDGSGWLLDKGTDYQVSAGDRVLAGAVVVGRVAQTARWVSLVQPVTDPEFSARVQLMRTSSQGQFFGAEGILTGSQGPSDSGVDADSECEIHGIPYTEAVSVGDDVVSADINGTNGPRLYFGRVSRAEFLQGGQWSIRVRPAVASLQLDDVGIVRLDLNLPAPGSGEEAKP from the coding sequence ATGACGGCCAGCAGCGGATGTAACGCCATGCGAGCAGAAACCTATCGCCTGCGGATGTGGCTGACTGCCATTTCGATGAGCCTGCTGTCCGCCATCGCGCTGGTCGCAGATTCCTGCGGCTTATTGTCCGGATTTCGCACGCGCCTGCATGATTCTCTCAGTCCCGGGCGATTATTGCTGGTTAGCCTGGGAAACGTCGGGGACGCTGCCGATGGTTCTGTCGAAAGAGCAGAGGGCCAGAATGCTCGACAGAATATCTCGGATGAAACTGCGAATGACGGAATTGAGTTGCAGTATCAACAAAGCGAAATGCAGCGCCGGCAATTGCTGCTTGAGAACGCACGACTTCGCAACCAGCTTCGTCAGCAGGCCATGCTGCAGCAGGTGGATGATCTTGTGACGACAAATTCCGCAGGCTTTGATACCGGGGGTACTAACAGTTCTCTGCACCGGTTTCTGGTGACGCCTGCGCGTGTGATCAGTTCACGAGGGCTTGCAGATTCTCTCCGCGATCTGATCGTCGACGCAGGTAAAGTCGCTGGAGTCACACGTTCCGAATTGATTGTAGACGGGAGCGGTTGGTTACTGGACAAGGGAACTGATTATCAGGTCAGTGCAGGTGATCGAGTCCTGGCAGGGGCTGTTGTTGTTGGACGCGTGGCCCAGACAGCTCGCTGGGTGAGCCTGGTGCAGCCAGTCACCGATCCGGAATTCTCCGCCAGAGTACAGTTGATGCGAACTTCGTCGCAGGGTCAGTTTTTCGGCGCGGAAGGTATCCTTACCGGAAGTCAGGGCCCATCGGACTCCGGCGTGGATGCTGATAGTGAATGTGAAATCCACGGAATCCCCTACACGGAAGCTGTGAGCGTTGGCGACGATGTCGTTTCGGCCGACATCAACGGAACGAACGGTCCACGTCTCTACTTTGGTCGAGTCAGCAGGGCTGAATTTCTTCAGGGGGGGCAGTGGTCGATTCGAGTGCGTCCGGCCGTCGCCAGTCTGCAGCTGGATGACGTGGGCATCGTTCGGCTCGACCTGAATTTGCCGGCCCCAGGCTCGGGCGAGGAGGCGAAGCCATGA